The following coding sequences are from one Onychostoma macrolepis isolate SWU-2019 chromosome 24, ASM1243209v1, whole genome shotgun sequence window:
- the arhgap29a gene encoding rho GTPase-activating protein 29 isoform X3, whose product MFAAGMLQQSSGGLNKRSLGMARLPNSHFFPLSSGSGSWGLGRSAKSGSLSSVSSGSDSMDMAGADPDYIMQLVNDVRRFADVLLHLKEAFNTKDHQDCLHQVVHERLGELLRVLKSVISKHHSLNSVEILSAAGTLIAKVKGVNFKEVNEDNKQTLFSEIYTSIDTLAFTFGNVVSDFLMGDVENGSASGLPQARRSRSFENLTVESGGCGPEKDDPPGPSPPVRVEEMDGALLRSDSGVESALLYAKAWSKYTKELLTWVDKRLNMDIECAKSYAKMAESAKALASQQEHMPFRDIYISAFKNDIEYSQLIMQTTAALQANKFMQPLQARKNELDKLRKEVKEQWQREQKKMHEADSALKKARLLQAQRQEEYEKARCFTNRVEEEQIGSAGGKQLEKRRKLEEEALQKAEEAQEHYKHCITDVGVKRVDLANTKSEILTQIRELVFQCDLTLKAVTVNWFQMQQAQVVSLPVNFQTLCENAKLYEPGLCYTEFVKGLPSDRTRVESFSFDVSGTQNTGLPLSKRVMNSGHSTQVHLSQVSLTPGDFLSADEVESHVQARTGKMTDGRSNSSTDIQALRIQGPFRVWRSSSQGGGMCSDSESAGGSSESRSMDSPTASPGDFKRRLPRTPSTGTMSSADDLDEREPPSPSDNGLSEMITEAASSPGPFRNTQMSKAAQTHKLRKLRAPSKCRECESLVVFHGAECEECSLACHKKCLETLAIQCGHKKLQGKLHLFAIDFAQAAKNSPDGIPFIIKKCTSEIENRALNIKGIYRVNGAKSRVEKLCQAFENGKDLVELSDLYPHDISNVLKLYLRQLPEPLILFRYYNDFIGLAKESQSIIVDEVEASRGSPTSDSPQISVELNRVLFKIKDLLRQLPLAHYKTLQFLIQHLHRVTERADENKMTASNLGIIFGPTLIKPRQADAEVSLSSLVDYPYQALIVELLIRHYEMIFDTPLSPLPPSSPVAESSPLPIKSRFTPQEKEQQLSRHSKSLVDIQEQQQPKAKMYKRHSSVIPSTHLMDEVKEGKIRSDKDFAAVCDTVDINKLLSSSVPEMRNSPGLSRRNHVTRVQLRPPRPKLTSRPISMPAERLLNLAKVDECNVKNAVEQDDNHGRDPVIEEVSEEEKPKSRAGNHYRKSYIDTQTLRRTWDKQYKHHEITPKTFVTVADSGTNDANVHTNSLTSSSFSEHTKTPNTLLSNRPYTIAVRPGRTLRREGNVSEYCPVPTAFRPPRTLQPPPGTFYKPPGSRTKSLTEVELKTIRATANSTEEEEEEDDDDDEEEGFGVEVSVDEPEPDLDPEPSPELDAHNTDPLPLPQSPSSSPEELGQNETKPVYQRLRSRRMQDLEHREAHFV is encoded by the exons ATCACCAGGACTGTCTGCACCAGGTGGTTCACGAGCGTCTGGGAGAGCTGTTGCGTGTATTaaaatctgtgatttccaaACATCACTCCCTGAATTCAGTGGAGATCCTCAGCGCGGCCGGGACCCTCATCGCTAAGGTCAAAG GTGTGAACTTCAAGGAAGTGAATGAAGACAATAAGCAGACACTATTCTCCGAGATCTACACTTCCATAGATACATTGGCCTTCACATTTGGCAATGT AGTGTCTGACTTCCTTATGGGAGATGTAGAGAACGGCTCAGCCTCGGGGCTTCCTCAGGCCCGCAGGAGCAGG tctttTGAAAATCTGACGGTGGAGTCTGGCGGATGTGGACCGGAAAAAGATGACCCTCCAG GTCCCTCTCCACCCGTGCGGGTGGAGGAGATGGACGGAGCTTTGCTCCGCAGTGACAGCGGGGTGGAGTCAGCCCTGCTCTATGCCAAAGCCTGGTCAAAATACACCAAGGAACTCCTGACTTGGGTGGACAAACGGCTTAATATGG ATATTGAGTGTGCAAAGAGCTACGCCAAGATGGCTGAATCTGCAAAGGCGCTGGCGTCTCAACAG GAGCACATGCCATTCCGGGATATTTACATATCTGCCTTCAAGAACGACATTGAATACAGCCAGTTGATCATGCAAACCACAGCTGCTCTACAGGCCAACAAATTCATGCAG CCTCTGCAAGCGCGAAAGAATGAGCTGGATAAGTTGAGGAAGGAGGTGAAGGAACAATGGCAGAGAGAGCAGAAGAAAATG CATGAAGCAGACAGTGCGCTGAAGAAGGCACGGCTTCTGCAGGCACAGAGGCAGGAAGAGTATGAGAAAGCCCGCTGCTTCACCAATCGAGTGGAGGAGGAACAGATCGGATCGGCGGGAGGAAAACAGCTGGAGAAGAGACGCAAACTGGAGGAGGAGGCTCTGCAGAAG GCAGAGGAGGCCCAAGAACATTATAAGCATTGCATCACAGATGTTGGGGTGAAGAGAGTGGACCTGGCCAACACCAAGAGCGAGATTCTCACTCAGATACGAGAGCTTGTGTTTCAGTGCGACCTGACCCTGAAAGCA gtgacagTGAACTGGTTTCAGATGCAGCAGGCACAGGTGGTTTCCCTGCCTGTGAATTTCCAGACGCTATGCGAGAACGCTAAACTGTACGAACCGGGTCTGTGTTACACTGAATTTGTGAAGGGTCTTCCTTCTGACAGGACCAGGGTGGAATCGTTCTCCTTTGACGTCTCTGGGACACAGAACACTGG GTTGCCCCTCTCAAAGCGAGTGATGAATAGCGGTCACTCAACCCAAGTTCACTTGTCCCAGGTGTCTCTCACACCTGGAGACTTCCTGAGCGCTGACGAGGTGGAGAGTCACGTTCAGGCACGCACCGGAAAGATGACAGACGGACGCTCGAACAGCAGTACAGATATTCAAG CTCTGAGGATCCAGGGTCCGTTCCGGGTCTGGAGGTCCAGCAGTCAGGGTGGCGGCATGTGCAGTGACTCTGAGAGCGCTGGAGGAAGCAGTGAATCTCGCTCTATGGACTCCCCTACGGCAAGCCCAG GTGATTTTAAGAGAAGGCTTCCCAGAACCCCATCCACAGGCACCATGTCTTCAGCAGATGATCTGGATGAGAGAGAACCGCCATCTCCTTCAGATAATG gtctGAGCGAAATGATAACGGAGGCAGCCAGCTCGCCTGGACCCTTCCGCAACACGCAGATGTCTAAAGCGGCGCAGACACACAAGCTGAGGAAGCTCCGTGCACCATCGAAGTGCAGGGAGTGTGAGAGTCTTGTGGTGTTTCATGGTGCTGAATGCGAGGAG TGTTCTCTTGCTTGTCATAAGAAGTGTTTGGAGACCCTTGCCATCCAGTGTGGGCATAAAAAGCTACAGGGAAAACTGCATCTGTTTGCTATCGACTTTGCTCAGGCAGCCAAGAACAGCCCTGATGGAATCCCCTTCATCATCAAAAAATGCACCTCGGAGATCGAAAACAGGGCTCTGAACATCAAG ggaATTTACCGTGTTAACGGTGCCAAATCTCGGGTGGAGAAGCTTTGTCAGGCCTTCGAGAATGGCAAAGACCTGGTGGAGCTTTCGGATCTCTACCCGCACGATATCAGCAACGTCCTCAAACTCTACCTACGACAG CTCCCAGAGCCCCTGATTCTTTTCCGATACTATAATGACTTCATCGGATTGGCCAAAGAGAGTCAGAGTATCATTGTTGATGAGGTAGAGGCGTCAAGAGGAAGTCCCACCTCCGACAGCCCGCAGATCAGCGTAGAGCTCAACCGGGTCCTCTTCAAGATTAAAGATCTGCTGCGTCAGCTTCCTTTAGCCCACTACAAAACCCTACAGTTCCTTATTCAGCACTTGCACAG GGTGACAGAAAGGGCAGATGAGAACAAGATGACTGCCAGTAATCTAGGCATCATCTTTGGTCCCACACTGATCAAGCCCCGACAGGCAGATGCAGAGGTCTCCCTGTCCTCTCTGGTGGACTACCCCTACCAGGCTTTGATCGTGGAGCTTTTGATCCGCCATTATGAGATGATCTTCGACACTCCTCTGAGTCCTCTTCCACCTTCCTCACCTGTAGCAGAGAGCTCTCCACTCCCCATCAAATCACGCTTCACCCCACAGGAGAAGGAACAGCAGCTTAGCCGTCATTCAAAGTCCCTGGTGGACATTCAGGAG CAGCAACAGCCAAAAGCTAAGATGTATAAAAGACACTCCTCCGTAATACCTTCGACACACCTGATGGATGAGGTGAAAGAGGGGAAGATAAGGTCTGACAAAGACTTCGCTGCAG TTTGCGATACAGTGGACATCAACAAGCTCCTATCATCAAGCGTTCCTGAAATGCGAAACTCTCCCGGTCTCAGCCGGCGTAACCATGTCACTCGAGTTCAACTACGGCCTCCAAGACCCAAGCTGACCTCTCGACCAATCAGCATGCCGGCCGAGCGGCTCCTCAACCTCGCCAAGGTGGACGAATGTAACGTGAAGAACGCCGTAGAGCAGGATGACAACCACGGTCGAGATCCCGTCATCGAGGAGGTGTCCGAAGAGGAGAAGCCCAAGTCCAGAGCGGGAAACCATTACAGGAAATCTTACATCGATACGCAGACGCTACGGCGGACGTGGGACAAGCAATATAAGCATCATGAAATCACTCCGAAGACCTTTGTGACTGTTGCTGATTCCGGAACCAACGACGCCAACGTTCATACTAATTCTCTCACGTCTTCGTCTTTCTCAGAACACACCAAAACCCCCAACACCCTACTTTCTAACAGACCCTACACCATTGCTGTGAGGCCTGGGCGAACTTTACGTAGAGAAGGAAATGTTAGCGAATACTGCCCCGTTCCCACAGCCTTCAGGCCCCCCAGAACTCTGCAGCCTCCTCCTGGAACGTTCTACAAACCTCCAGGTAGCCGAACCAAATCATTAACAGAGGTTGAGCTTAAGACTATTAGAGCAACCGCAAACAGCactgaggaagaagaggaggaggatgacGACGACGATGAGGAGGAAGGGTTTGGGGTGGAAGTTTCGGTTGATGAGCCCGAGCCAGATTTGGATCCAGAACCATCGCCAGAGCTGGATGCCCACAATACAGACCCACTTCCGCTCCCCCAATCTCCCAGCTCTAGTCCAGAGGAGCTCGGACAAAACGAGACCAAACCCGTATACCAGAGACTCAGATCGCGCCGCATGCAGGATCTCGAACACAGGGAGGCTCATTTTGTTTGA
- the arhgap29a gene encoding rho GTPase-activating protein 29 isoform X4 has translation MGSVVIGVNFKEVNEDNKQTLFSEIYTSIDTLAFTFGNVVSDFLMGDVENGSASGLPQARRSRSFENLTVESGGCGPEKDDPPGPSPPVRVEEMDGALLRSDSGVESALLYAKAWSKYTKELLTWVDKRLNMDIECAKSYAKMAESAKALASQQEHMPFRDIYISAFKNDIEYSQLIMQTTAALQANKFMQPLQARKNELDKLRKEVKEQWQREQKKMHEADSALKKARLLQAQRQEEYEKARCFTNRVEEEQIGSAGGKQLEKRRKLEEEALQKAEEAQEHYKHCITDVGVKRVDLANTKSEILTQIRELVFQCDLTLKAVTVNWFQMQQAQVVSLPVNFQTLCENAKLYEPGLCYTEFVKGLPSDRTRVESFSFDVSGTQNTGLPLSKRVMNSGHSTQVHLSQVSLTPGDFLSADEVESHVQARTGKMTDGRSNSSTDIQALRIQGPFRVWRSSSQGGGMCSDSESAGGSSESRSMDSPTASPGDFKRRLPRTPSTGTMSSADDLDEREPPSPSDNGLSEMITEAASSPGPFRNTQMSKAAQTHKLRKLRAPSKCRECESLVVFHGAECEECSLACHKKCLETLAIQCGHKKLQGKLHLFAIDFAQAAKNSPDGIPFIIKKCTSEIENRALNIKGIYRVNGAKSRVEKLCQAFENGKDLVELSDLYPHDISNVLKLYLRQLPEPLILFRYYNDFIGLAKESQSIIVDEVEASRGSPTSDSPQISVELNRVLFKIKDLLRQLPLAHYKTLQFLIQHLHRVTERADENKMTASNLGIIFGPTLIKPRQADAEVSLSSLVDYPYQALIVELLIRHYEMIFDTPLSPLPPSSPVAESSPLPIKSRFTPQEKEQQLSRHSKSLVDIQEQQQPKAKMYKRHSSVIPSTHLMDEVKEGKIRSDKDFAAVCDTVDINKLLSSSVPEMRNSPGLSRRNHVTRVQLRPPRPKLTSRPISMPAERLLNLAKVDECNVKNAVEQDDNHGRDPVIEEVSEEEKPKSRAGNHYRKSYIDTQTLRRTWDKQYKHHEITPKTFVTVADSGTNDANVHTNSLTSSSFSEHTKTPNTLLSNRPYTIAVRPGRTLRREGNVSEYCPVPTAFRPPRTLQPPPGTFYKPPGSRTKSLTEVELKTIRATANSTEEEEEEDDDDDEEEGFGVEVSVDEPEPDLDPEPSPELDAHNTDPLPLPQSPSSSPEELGQNETKPVYQRLRSRRMQDLEHREAHFV, from the exons ATGGGAAGTGTGGTGATCG GTGTGAACTTCAAGGAAGTGAATGAAGACAATAAGCAGACACTATTCTCCGAGATCTACACTTCCATAGATACATTGGCCTTCACATTTGGCAATGT AGTGTCTGACTTCCTTATGGGAGATGTAGAGAACGGCTCAGCCTCGGGGCTTCCTCAGGCCCGCAGGAGCAGG tctttTGAAAATCTGACGGTGGAGTCTGGCGGATGTGGACCGGAAAAAGATGACCCTCCAG GTCCCTCTCCACCCGTGCGGGTGGAGGAGATGGACGGAGCTTTGCTCCGCAGTGACAGCGGGGTGGAGTCAGCCCTGCTCTATGCCAAAGCCTGGTCAAAATACACCAAGGAACTCCTGACTTGGGTGGACAAACGGCTTAATATGG ATATTGAGTGTGCAAAGAGCTACGCCAAGATGGCTGAATCTGCAAAGGCGCTGGCGTCTCAACAG GAGCACATGCCATTCCGGGATATTTACATATCTGCCTTCAAGAACGACATTGAATACAGCCAGTTGATCATGCAAACCACAGCTGCTCTACAGGCCAACAAATTCATGCAG CCTCTGCAAGCGCGAAAGAATGAGCTGGATAAGTTGAGGAAGGAGGTGAAGGAACAATGGCAGAGAGAGCAGAAGAAAATG CATGAAGCAGACAGTGCGCTGAAGAAGGCACGGCTTCTGCAGGCACAGAGGCAGGAAGAGTATGAGAAAGCCCGCTGCTTCACCAATCGAGTGGAGGAGGAACAGATCGGATCGGCGGGAGGAAAACAGCTGGAGAAGAGACGCAAACTGGAGGAGGAGGCTCTGCAGAAG GCAGAGGAGGCCCAAGAACATTATAAGCATTGCATCACAGATGTTGGGGTGAAGAGAGTGGACCTGGCCAACACCAAGAGCGAGATTCTCACTCAGATACGAGAGCTTGTGTTTCAGTGCGACCTGACCCTGAAAGCA gtgacagTGAACTGGTTTCAGATGCAGCAGGCACAGGTGGTTTCCCTGCCTGTGAATTTCCAGACGCTATGCGAGAACGCTAAACTGTACGAACCGGGTCTGTGTTACACTGAATTTGTGAAGGGTCTTCCTTCTGACAGGACCAGGGTGGAATCGTTCTCCTTTGACGTCTCTGGGACACAGAACACTGG GTTGCCCCTCTCAAAGCGAGTGATGAATAGCGGTCACTCAACCCAAGTTCACTTGTCCCAGGTGTCTCTCACACCTGGAGACTTCCTGAGCGCTGACGAGGTGGAGAGTCACGTTCAGGCACGCACCGGAAAGATGACAGACGGACGCTCGAACAGCAGTACAGATATTCAAG CTCTGAGGATCCAGGGTCCGTTCCGGGTCTGGAGGTCCAGCAGTCAGGGTGGCGGCATGTGCAGTGACTCTGAGAGCGCTGGAGGAAGCAGTGAATCTCGCTCTATGGACTCCCCTACGGCAAGCCCAG GTGATTTTAAGAGAAGGCTTCCCAGAACCCCATCCACAGGCACCATGTCTTCAGCAGATGATCTGGATGAGAGAGAACCGCCATCTCCTTCAGATAATG gtctGAGCGAAATGATAACGGAGGCAGCCAGCTCGCCTGGACCCTTCCGCAACACGCAGATGTCTAAAGCGGCGCAGACACACAAGCTGAGGAAGCTCCGTGCACCATCGAAGTGCAGGGAGTGTGAGAGTCTTGTGGTGTTTCATGGTGCTGAATGCGAGGAG TGTTCTCTTGCTTGTCATAAGAAGTGTTTGGAGACCCTTGCCATCCAGTGTGGGCATAAAAAGCTACAGGGAAAACTGCATCTGTTTGCTATCGACTTTGCTCAGGCAGCCAAGAACAGCCCTGATGGAATCCCCTTCATCATCAAAAAATGCACCTCGGAGATCGAAAACAGGGCTCTGAACATCAAG ggaATTTACCGTGTTAACGGTGCCAAATCTCGGGTGGAGAAGCTTTGTCAGGCCTTCGAGAATGGCAAAGACCTGGTGGAGCTTTCGGATCTCTACCCGCACGATATCAGCAACGTCCTCAAACTCTACCTACGACAG CTCCCAGAGCCCCTGATTCTTTTCCGATACTATAATGACTTCATCGGATTGGCCAAAGAGAGTCAGAGTATCATTGTTGATGAGGTAGAGGCGTCAAGAGGAAGTCCCACCTCCGACAGCCCGCAGATCAGCGTAGAGCTCAACCGGGTCCTCTTCAAGATTAAAGATCTGCTGCGTCAGCTTCCTTTAGCCCACTACAAAACCCTACAGTTCCTTATTCAGCACTTGCACAG GGTGACAGAAAGGGCAGATGAGAACAAGATGACTGCCAGTAATCTAGGCATCATCTTTGGTCCCACACTGATCAAGCCCCGACAGGCAGATGCAGAGGTCTCCCTGTCCTCTCTGGTGGACTACCCCTACCAGGCTTTGATCGTGGAGCTTTTGATCCGCCATTATGAGATGATCTTCGACACTCCTCTGAGTCCTCTTCCACCTTCCTCACCTGTAGCAGAGAGCTCTCCACTCCCCATCAAATCACGCTTCACCCCACAGGAGAAGGAACAGCAGCTTAGCCGTCATTCAAAGTCCCTGGTGGACATTCAGGAG CAGCAACAGCCAAAAGCTAAGATGTATAAAAGACACTCCTCCGTAATACCTTCGACACACCTGATGGATGAGGTGAAAGAGGGGAAGATAAGGTCTGACAAAGACTTCGCTGCAG TTTGCGATACAGTGGACATCAACAAGCTCCTATCATCAAGCGTTCCTGAAATGCGAAACTCTCCCGGTCTCAGCCGGCGTAACCATGTCACTCGAGTTCAACTACGGCCTCCAAGACCCAAGCTGACCTCTCGACCAATCAGCATGCCGGCCGAGCGGCTCCTCAACCTCGCCAAGGTGGACGAATGTAACGTGAAGAACGCCGTAGAGCAGGATGACAACCACGGTCGAGATCCCGTCATCGAGGAGGTGTCCGAAGAGGAGAAGCCCAAGTCCAGAGCGGGAAACCATTACAGGAAATCTTACATCGATACGCAGACGCTACGGCGGACGTGGGACAAGCAATATAAGCATCATGAAATCACTCCGAAGACCTTTGTGACTGTTGCTGATTCCGGAACCAACGACGCCAACGTTCATACTAATTCTCTCACGTCTTCGTCTTTCTCAGAACACACCAAAACCCCCAACACCCTACTTTCTAACAGACCCTACACCATTGCTGTGAGGCCTGGGCGAACTTTACGTAGAGAAGGAAATGTTAGCGAATACTGCCCCGTTCCCACAGCCTTCAGGCCCCCCAGAACTCTGCAGCCTCCTCCTGGAACGTTCTACAAACCTCCAGGTAGCCGAACCAAATCATTAACAGAGGTTGAGCTTAAGACTATTAGAGCAACCGCAAACAGCactgaggaagaagaggaggaggatgacGACGACGATGAGGAGGAAGGGTTTGGGGTGGAAGTTTCGGTTGATGAGCCCGAGCCAGATTTGGATCCAGAACCATCGCCAGAGCTGGATGCCCACAATACAGACCCACTTCCGCTCCCCCAATCTCCCAGCTCTAGTCCAGAGGAGCTCGGACAAAACGAGACCAAACCCGTATACCAGAGACTCAGATCGCGCCGCATGCAGGATCTCGAACACAGGGAGGCTCATTTTGTTTGA